The sequence below is a genomic window from Chloroflexota bacterium.
GTATCGTGGCGAGATCACGGGCTTGATCGGCGAGAACGGCTCCGGGCAATTGACGCTTTCGTCGATTGCGACGGGGATGCAGCCAGCAAACCGAGGTGAGATGTTCTTTTTGGGGCAGGCACACAAGCCCGGGTCGATGATTGACGGTGCAAAGGCGGGGATCGGGATGATCGTTCAGGAAATGGGAACAGTTCCGGGCATCAGCGTTGCGGAGAATATCTTTATCGGGGAAGAAGAAAAGTTTATAAAATTCGGTTTGATCAGTAAACGTCAAATGAATCAGGCTGCGAAGGATGCCTTAGAAGCAATTGGCTCTGATATTGCACCTGACCTGCCGATTGACCGCTTGGGGATGCAGGAACGTAAATTGGTCGAGTTGGCGAAGGTGATGTATGCCCGACCTGAGATGCTGATCGTTGATGAGACAACAACGGCGCTCTCGCATAAGGGGCAGGAAATTTTGTATAACGTGATGCGGAAGATGAAAGCTGAAAATAAGGCGGTCTTGTTTATCACTCACGATTTGCCTGAATTGCTGATGTTACGCAGTGATGAACAATAGGCTGTCATTTTCCCTCATCCTAACCTTCTCCCAAGAGGAGAAGGGATTAAGTCCCCTCTCCCTTTGGGAGAGGGCGGAGGCGTTGCCCTGAGCCTGCCGAAGGGGTGAGGGCAGCCCCAAGGTTTGCCAAAAGCCTCTTTTTTCGTAACATCAGTAAAATAACGAAAGAAGATAGGAAGCTACATCATGAACAAGAATAAATCTGAAATCACCAAAGCAGCCGTCATCGGCGGCATCATGGGATTAGTGCCCAGCTTTTTAATCAACTATTTTCTTGCCCCAATGCCCGAAACCCTGCTCGCAAATGCGCTCGGCAACGGCGTGAGCGGTCTCATCATTGGTTTCATGGGCGGCTTTATGGGCTTGTTCATATATTTCAAGCAAACAAGTAAAGTGGATTGATCTTTATCTGGCTGGGGGATGCCTTACTAACGCACAAAAAAAGCAAAGGCAACAACAAGGAATGGCAAGTTAAAATACCGTTCTTTGTTGTTTTTTATTGACAATCGAAAAAATCTTTGTATAATATGAACCATCATTTACACGTGTAAGCTGACACGAGTAACCCTATCATCAAAGGTCCTACGCATGAATCGTCCCACACAAGTTGATGTTGCCAAACGAGCGGGCGTATCACGAGCGACTGTCTCGTATGTGCTCAATGGCGCCACGAACAAAGGCGTACCGATCTCCGCTGAGACCCAGCAGCGTGTTTGGGATGCAATCGAAGAATTAGGGTATGAACCCCACGCACAAGCACGTTCGCTGCGTTCCGGCGGGGCGACAAAAACAATCGGTATTTTGATTCCCGATGTGCGGAATCCACATTATTGGGAGATGATGGAAGGGTTTGAACTTGAAGCGCGTCAGTGGGGTTATCATGTGATGATGTATAGCAGTGAACTCAGCGGGGAACGCGGAATCACGATTTTGAGGGCGCTTGCTGGACGCCGAATTGATGGGATTATCATCATTGGTTCCTATGTTACTTATTCCAAAGAGGCACAAATCATCCTCAATCAACTGTTGAAACAACAATTGCCGATCGTGCTTGGCAATTTCGATTACGAGACCGACTGTTTGCACTCTGATTATCGCCACGCGACCACTGAGTTGCTGCATTATCTTTATGGTCTTGGGCATCGTCAAATCAGTTTATTGTATGGCGTTGCTCCGGATGAGGAAGCGCTTGACCGTTTGGAGCCATATAAAGCTTTCTTGAATGAGCATCAGTTGCCATTATTAGAGACATCTGTTATTGAGTGTGGACCTACAATTCGAGATGGCTATTTAGCGGCATGCCGGATTTTTTCAGTGGATTCTCCCCCCACTGCATTAGTGTGTGTAAATGATTGGTTGGCGATGGGGGCAATCAGGGCTGCGCATGAGTACAACCTTCGCGTGCCGGATGATATATCTATTTCAGGATATGACGGGATTAATTTAGGTGAATATATGACTCCCAGCTTGACGACTGTTTCATGGGACACGATTAAATGGAGTCGGGAGGCATTTCGGTTTTTGGTGCGGCGGCTGGAGGATCCTAATGAAGATTATCAGAAAGTGACGATCCCTCACGAAGTGTTAATTCGAGAATCAACCGGAGCCGCTCCGCAGCTTCCTGCATCAACATGGGAAGAAAGGAGGTGATAAGAAAAAATAATGCAAGTTGATTTCAAACGACCTGACACTTTGCTAAAAAGAACCATCGTTGGTTGAGTAGGCGACGCTTTTCGCCGTATCGAAACCAACAGTCAGGCAGAAAAATACTATTTTGTGGTTTCGATACACCCCGAAAAAGCACTCGGGGCTACTCAACCACCACCTAAAACAAAACTATCAGGTGGCTAAATTGATTTCAAGTTCCCAAAAAAAGAGATACCGACAGACCTGGCGGGACGCGGTATCTCTCAAAAAGGATGAGCAGAGCTTTTGGCATATCAGCCAAATTTCCCTGCCCGGAGCCTTTCCAATTCTACCAAAGATATAGGAGTGAGTAAAAAGATGAAAACGAAGAGCAAGTTACTTTTTGCGGTTATTTTGCTTGTGGCAATGGTGTTGAGTGCATGTCAACCCGCCGCCGAGCCTGTTGTGGAAGAAGCGCCACAACCCGCAGCCGAAGAGACTGCCGCTGAAGAAGAAACAGTGGTCGAAGAAGCGCCCGCCGCTGAAGAAGCTGAACCTGTGACCCTTGAGTTTTATCACTGGTTTGGCGCGGATATTGGCGAAACGCTTATCAAAGAAATTAATGATCGCTTCCATGCTGAATACCCCAATATCACCGTTGAATTTGAGACGGCAGATACGGATACCTATGAGCAAGTAATGACGACGCGCCTTTCGGCAAATGATGCCCCTGATGTATTTGGCGTTTTCCCCGGCACGAAGTTCCATCCCCAGGCAGAAGCGGGATATTTGATGGACCTGAGCAACGAACCCTGGGTTGGCAGCCTGTTTGATGGCGCCAAATTCGTTTCCACCTACAATGGCAAAGTGATGACCATGCCGGTAGACGCCAATGTGATCGGTGTGATCTACAATAAGCAGATTTTTGCCGATTTGGGCTTAGACGTTCCCGCAAACTGGGATGAATTCCTTGCGGTCTGTGAAACGGTCAAGGCTTCTGGTGTGGCGCCCCTAGCGCTTGGCTTGCAGGATGCCTGGGTAACACAATTGATCCCTTATGCGATGGCGCCTTCTGCGATTTATCGCGATAATATCGACTTTGATGCCCAAATGTATGCAGGCGAAGCCACCTTTGTCGGCTCTGCCTGGGAAGGCATGATGGCGGATTACCTTGACCTTGAAGCCAAAGGCTACGTGAATGCAGATGCGTTGGGCACCGGCTACGAGCTGGCAAACGATCTGATGGCGAATGGTGAAGCTGCCATGTTGGTTCAGGGCAACTGGGCAATTGCCGCCTTGCGTGAAAAAGCCCCCGATGCTGAATGGGGCATGTTCCCACTGCCTTATGATGCCGGCGGCGATGTCTGGGTATCTTCCGCGATCGGGATCACGATCACTCTTTCTGCCGACACCGAATATCCCGAAGAAGCGAAGGCTTATTTAGACTTCTGGGCGCGCCCTGAGATTATGGACCTCTATTTGACCCAAAGAGGCGCTTTTCCGGCATCTGAAGGCATGAACCCGACCATTGACGAAGCGGCAGGGGAAATGCTGCCTTACCTTGAAGTTGGTTCATACCCCTTCCTTGACCAGAACTGGCCCGCTGGCGTGCAAGATGTAATGCTGGCAGGGATACAGTCTGTCTTTGCCGGCGAGATGACTGTTGAGGAAATGCTCCAGGAAATGGATGCCGCTTGGGCAAGTGCAACCAATTAACTCTGGCGCTTTACACCTTACAGTAAACTCCTTCATTTGGGTGACGGGCACGGCAAGTGCCCGTCACCGAAGATGTAATTTCAAAACCTTGGCGAAGTGACTGTCACCTGCGAAAACGCCATAAGAATCATCGTGACTGTTTTTCTTTAACGGCTCGCTGTGTCTACAGGTTCTGAAAGATGACAGTCACTTCTACTTTTACAACGCTTATTTATTCTCACTAGTAGACGGAGCATTCCATGCAAGCAAAATCAGGGCGAAGCTTTTTTGTCGGTCGAGCGCGGTGGCGGGCTATCCTTGGAGACAGCCTCTTTGTCCTTCCTGCAGTAGTGATTTTCTCGGTTTTTTTTATTTATCCCGTCGCAAGCAGTTTTTACATCAGCCTGACCAAGTGGAACGGTCTCAATCCGCAGCTTGATTTTGTCGGCTTGCAAAACTTTGCCAAAATTTGGGAAGATAAACATTTCTGGCAAGCGCTTGGCAACACTTTTAAATACGCTTTTTTTGCGACCACCATTCAAAATATACTTGGAATGGTGCTGGCGCTCGCGGTTTCACATAAATCCTTCCGCGGTTTTCGCGTTCTCTTTCTTATTCCGCCTTTATTAAGCAGTATTGCACTTGGCAGTATCTGGAAATATATGTTTGCTCCCAACGGGGTAATTAACCAACTCTTGACCAATTTTGGACTGGAGACTTGGACACAAAGCTGGCTTGGCAACCCCGATATTGCCTTATACAGTCTCGTTGCCACCACGATATGGCGTTGGGTTGGCATGTCGATGATTATTTACCTTGCCGGGCTGCAAGCCATCCCCGAAGTCATTCAGGAAGCCGCCAGCATCGATGGCGCCAATGCCTGGCAGCGATTTTGGTATATCACCTTTCCCCTCATCGCGCCTGCCTTCACCATTAACGTCGTTCTCTCAATGATCGGCTCTCTAAAAGAGTTCGACCTAATCTACATCATGACGCAGGGAGGACCCGGACGCGCCACCGAATCAATCACCACCTTTATTTTCCGGCAAGCCTTCGACTTCACCAAATTTGGTTATGGCACAGCCGTTGCGGTAGTTATGTTTGCCATTATTCTGATCTTATCCTTAATCCAACTCACTTACCTCACTCGGCGGGAGGTGCAGCTATGAGCCTTAAGCGACAGCAACTTTGGGGTAAAACGGTCTCTTTATTGATCGTCTTAACGTGGACAATCATCACAATTATTCCTCTTGCAATGATGATTTCCGCCGCAATTAAATCCCCAGCAGAGTTGGCGGAAAATCCCTTCGGATTCCCACAAGATATTCAATGGGACACCTTCAGCAGAGCGTGGAACGAAGCCAATTTAACTCGCGGCATGAAAAACAGTATCATCCTGACCTCCGTCTCGATTTTCTTTTTAATCGTTTTTGGCGCTTCCGCCGCATATCCCCTTGCCCGCCGCACCAAGTGGACGCCGATTTTCTACTTTTTTCTATCAGGCATCATGGTGCCCTTCCAGCTTGCCATGCTGCCACTCTACCGTCTGATGAAAATGCTCGACCTGATTAATACCTACACAGGCATCATTTTCATTTACGTTGCAGTATCGCTTCCAATGGTAATTTTTCTCTATACAGGATTCATCAAAGGCATCAACCGTGAGTTAGAAGAAGCCGCAATGGTCGATGGCGCGGGAAAACTCCGTATATTTTGGCAAATCATTTTCCCCCTGCTCAAACCCGTCACATCCACCGTCATCATCATGAATATCATGTCCCTCTGGAATGATTTTTTCATGGTCTTACTCTTCCTGCCCAAAAAAGAAATGCGCACACTGCAACTTTCCATTTTTACCTTTGTAGGGCAATATAATAGCAAACTAAATCTCGTCATGGCAGCCGTGATTCTCTCCATCCTGCCCATGATAACGGTCTTTCTGCTGCTCCAAAAGCACTTTATCAAAGGTATGGCGGGCGGAGCCGTTAAAGGATAGATGGCTATTAGCAGCATTCCTTTTCTTATTTCATCACCCCATCTTTAGGAATAAAAATGTCAAAAATACCTTCGGTAAATCTCTCCGTCGAACACCGCAGCGAAGCCTTCGGCATCGGCATGGCTGCCCCACGTCTTTCATGGCGTGTCGGAACAGACCTGCAAAACTGGCGCCAAAACGCCTACGAGATCGAAAAATACGCCGCTGATGGCAAACTGCTCGAAAAAACGGGACGAATTAATTCAGAGCAATCCCTGCTTGTGGATTGGATGTTTGCCCCGCTCCAATCCCGTGAACGTGTCTCGGTGCGGGTGCGTGTCTGGGGACAGGACGGCAGCGAATCGCCCTGGAGTGAACTTGTTTCCGTTGAAGCGGCTTTATTTCAACCCGAAGATTGGCACGCCAAATTCATCACCCCAACCTGGGATGAAAACCCCGACCGATCAAACCCATCCCCCTACTTACGCCGAGAATTTGACCTGCGCTCTAACATCAAATCCGCCCGTCTCTACATCACCGCCCTCGGCGTTTACGAAGCCGAAATCAACGGGCAACTCGTCAGCGACCATGTTCTCGCCCCCGGCTGGACAGCCTACGACGAACACCTGCGTTATCAAACTTTCGATGTCACCGACCTGCTCATATCAGGCAAAAACGCCATCGGTGCAATTTTGGGCGATGGCTGGTATCGTGGACGGCTTGGGTTTGGCGGTGGCAAGCGCAATATCTACGGGGACAAACTTGCTTTGCTTGCACAGCTTGAAATCCAATATGCCGATGGCTCAAAAGAAACCATTATCACCGACGAAAACTGGCGTGCCTCCAAAGGCGCTATCTTGACGAGCAGCATCTACGACGGTGAAAGCTACGATGTTCGTCTCGAACCCGTTGACTGGACCAAGCCGGGCTTTGACGATTCTGCCTGGCTGCCAACGACCACGCTCAGGCAGAGTCTGAATTCGCTGTCTGCTCCGCTTGGGGTTCCCGTCCGCCGTATCGAGACCCTGGCACCTGTGTCCATCACCACATCTCCATCTGGAAAGACATTGGTCGACTTTGGGCAGAATCTCGTAGGCAGAATCCAACTCAAGGTTACGGGCGAAGCGGGGCAGGTCATCACCCTGCGCCACGCAGAAGTGCTCGAAAACGGTGAACTCGGCACCCGTCCGCTGCGCATGGCAAAAGCCACTGACCGCTATATCTGCAAAGGCGAAGACGTGGAAATCTGGGAGCCGAGATTTACCTTCCACGGCTTCCGTTATGTCGAAATCAGCGGCTGGAATGGCGAACTCACCTTCGAAAACCTAAGCGCCATCGTCATCCACTCGGATATGGAGCGCACGGGCTGGTTCGAATGCTCTGACCCGCTGCTCAACCAATTGCATCAAAATGTAGTTTGGGGCATGCGTGGCAACTTCCTCGACGTCCCGACCGATTGCCCGCAGCGTGACGAGCGCATGGGCTGGACAGGTGATATTCAGGTCTTTTCGCCGACTGCTTCATTTTTATATGATGCCAGTGGATTTTTGCAATCGTGGCTCAAAGATCTGGCAATTGAACAGCGTAAGCTGGGCGGCAGCGTCCCCGCTGTTGTGCCAAGTATCCTGCCTTTTGGCGCTGGCGCAGCCGCCTGGGGCGATGCGGCAACCGTCGTGCCCTGGGTCTTATACCAACGCTTTGGTGACGCCCACATTTTGGCAGATCAGTTCGAGAGCATGTGCAATTGGGTCGATTTCATTGCCACGCAGGCAGGAGAAAACCAGCTCTGGGATACGGGCTTCCAGTTTGGCGACTGGCTTGACCCGACCGCTCCGCCCGACAAACCCGCACAAGCCCGCACCGATAAAACAATTGTTGCCAACGCCTATTTTGCGCATTCTGCCGAGCTGGTCGCTCGCAGCGCTCAAATTCTGGGGCGCAAAGACACAGAAAAGAAGTACCGTATTTTGGCAGAAAAAGCCAAAAACGCCTTTGCCCGTGAATACGTCACCCCCACAGGACGCATGATGAGCGATGCCGAAACCGCTTATGCGCTCGCCCTGGTTTTCGACTTACTCCCCACTGTAGAACAACGCCAATATGCAGGCAAACGTCTAGCAGCGCTGGTGCTGGATAGCGGCTATCGTATCCGCACGGGTTTTGTCGGCACGCCGCTCATCTGCGATGCTCTTTGTCAAACGGGACAGTATCGCACCGCCTATCGCCTGCTCATGCAGAAAGAAAACCCATCCTGGCTTTACCCCGTCACGATGGGCGCCACCACCATCTGGGAGCGCTGGGACTCGATGCTGCCAGATGGCTCGATCAACCCGGGTGAGATGACCTCCTTCAACCATTACGCCCTCGGCGCAGTCGCCGACTGGATGCAGCGCACCATCGGCGGCATCGCTCCTGTGGAGGCTGGCTACCGCCGCATGGAAATTGCACCCCACCCCAGTGCCGGACTTACGCACGCCAACACCCAACATCGTACCCCCTACGGGTTGGCGAAAGTCTTCTGGACTATTGAAAACGACACCTTCACGCTGGGTATTGTTATCCCGCCCAACACCAGCGCAGAAATCACCCTGCCAAACGGCGAAAAGCATGAAGTCGGCTCAGGCCAATGGCATTGGTCGCAACCCTGGCAAGACCCTGATGCTGCCACGCCCTACACCGTTGACAACATCGTCGGCGAGATCATGTACGACCCCACAGCCACGGGCATCATCTTTGGTGTGCTGGATCGACTCGGCGCACCGGGCTTCATCAAAGGGATTTTGTCCAACGAGCGCAATATGCCCTTGCGGGAAGCGCTCAAAATGCTGCCCAATTATGACCAAGCCGTTGAAACCATGAACGCCGCCCTCGCCAATCTCTAAGATAGGTTTTTTATGTCTGCAAACATACTCGTCAACGATCTACGCTGTGAAAGTCTGCAAAATCCTATCGGCATCGACACGAAGCAACCACAACTCTCATGGAAACTCATCGCCAAACGTCACGGCGTGCTGCAAAGCGCCTATCAGGTTCAGGTCTCCAAAACAATCACCTGGGATGAATTTGTCTGGGATTCGGGCAAGGTGCTTTCCGACAATTCGATTGCGGTGAAATATGTGGGACAGGCGCTCGAATCCCGCCAGCGTTATTTTTGGCGGGTGCGCATCTGGGATGAGAACGATTCGCCCTCAGGCTGGAGCATGGTTGCCTTCTGGGAAATGGGATTGCTCAACCCCAACGATTGGGCTGCCCACTGGATCGAACCCGAACAGGATGCCGCTAAACCAGAGCCGCCCATCAACATGTTCCAAAACCTGGGAACGATCTCACCGCAACCTGACGCCGATTATGCCCGCCTTAACCCTGCCCAATATCTCCGCAAGGAATTTTCAGCGCAAAAAACGGTCGCCAAAGCCCGCATCTATGCCACAGCGCATGGCATTTATCAACTCTCCCTCAACGGCGCACGGATCGGCGATATTGAACTCGCTCCTGAAATCACCGCCTACGACAGCTACCTGCAATACCAAACCTACGATGTGACCAAAATGCTCGCCACTGGCAAAAACGTGCTCGGCGCCATCCTCGGCGACGGCTGGTATCGTGGTCGCATTGGTCTGCCTGGCGATAGCTGCCAGTACGGCGACAAGCTCGCTCTCCTGCTCAAACTCGAAATCGAATACGAAGACGGCAGCCGAGAAACGATCATCTCCGATGAGAGTTTCAAATCATCGACGGGCGCATTGGTCTACGCCGATCTCTTCATCGGCGAGCGTTATGACGCCACGCTCGAAAACACTGGTTGGGATCGACTTGGTTTTGAAGATTCTGCCTGGAAAAACGTCAACACCGCTAATTTTGGCTACAACAATCTCGTCGCTCAATATGGCGAACCGTTGCGAATCGTTCAAGAAATCAAACCCGTAGCGATCATCAAAACCCCCAACGGCGAAACTGTTGTTGATTTGGGACAAAACATTCATGGCAAAATTCGCATGTCAGTGCAAGGGACAACCAAAACAGAGATCGTGCTTGATCACGCAGAAATGCTGGATGCCGATGGCAACTTCATGCAGCAGATTCGGGGACGCAACAAAGACCAGCGGGATGTCTATGTCTGCAAAGGCGAAGACGTTGAAGTTTACGAACCCTTCTTCACCACGCACGGTTTTCGCTATGTGCGCATCACAGGCTATCCAGGCGAGCCAACGGTTGATGATTTTATTGGCTTGGTGATCGCATCCGATTTGCGGGAATCGGGCAGTTTCACCTGCTCGGATGAACGCATCAATCAATTACAGGAAAATATTCGCTGGAGTCAAACGGGAAACTTTGTCTCTATCCCTACCGATTGTCCACAACGGGAGCGGGCTGGTTTCACGGGCGATGCGCAGGTCTTCATCCCGACCGCCTGCTTCAATATGGACGTCCACGCCTTCTTCACTCGCTGGCTGCGCAATCTGCAAATCGAACAGCGGGAAGATGGGCAAGTCCCCGCCACCGTGCCGTATTGGCGGAGTTATATCGAGATGTTCACGCCCATTCAGGGCGGGGCGCATACGTCGGCGGGATGGGGCGATGCCTGCATCATCATCCCGTGGACGCTCTATCAAAGCTACGGTGACGAGCGTGTGCTGGCAGAAAATTACGCCACGATGCTGCGCTGGTTGGATTATGTGCGGCAGGAAGCCGAGAGCGGCATCCCCGAACGGCTCGGCGAGTTGAGCGCAGACGCTCGTGAGCGCCAAAAACATCTCTGGAATACGGGCTTTCACTTTGGCGATTGGCTCATCCCCAGCCTGACGGGCGGTTACAGCAATCCTTTCGACGCCGCCAACGCCACCAAGGAAGTCGTCGCCAGCGCCTTTTATGCCTACTCAACGGAACTGATGACACAGATTGCCGCCGTGCTTGGCAAAGAAGATGACGAACAGCGCTTTGCTGAATTGAACGAGAAAATCCGCTCCGCTTTTGCCAAAGAATATCTCGGCGACGATGGCAGTTTGCCCGCCCATTATCAGGGCATGTATGTGATGGCGCTCAAAATGAAGTTGATGCCCGCCGAAATGCGACTGCCCGTCACCGAACAGTTGGTCGGCTTGATCGCCGAAAACGGCTATCGGCTGGACACGGGTTTTGTCTCCGTGCCCTATCTCTTGGACGTGCTCAGCGAAAACGGCAGGCAGGATGTTGCCTACAAGCTGCTTTTCCAAACCCAATGCCCCTCCTGGCTTTACGAAGTCGTTCGGGGCGCCACCACCATCTGGGAAACCTGGGATGCCATCGCCCCGAACGGCGAAGTCACGCTGGCATCCTTCAATCACTATGCCTTTGGCGCAGTCGGCGACTGGCTCTATCGCCATGTCGCAGGGCTAGACAAGGCGCAGGCAGGCTACAAACATATCGTCATCCACCCGCATCCCGATGAACACTTGACGCACACCAAAGCGACCTATCAATCCGTCTATGGCGAGATCGTTTCTGGATGGGAACTGGAAGACGGGCTGCTGCGAGTGGATGCAAAAATCCCGCCGAACACGACCGCCACCTTGCGCTTGGTCGGCGCCAACGGACAGTTGGTTGCCAGTGAACTTCCAACAACCCAATCTGGCAACGACCTGCTCGTGGAAG
It includes:
- a CDS encoding LacI family DNA-binding transcriptional regulator yields the protein MNRPTQVDVAKRAGVSRATVSYVLNGATNKGVPISAETQQRVWDAIEELGYEPHAQARSLRSGGATKTIGILIPDVRNPHYWEMMEGFELEARQWGYHVMMYSSELSGERGITILRALAGRRIDGIIIIGSYVTYSKEAQIILNQLLKQQLPIVLGNFDYETDCLHSDYRHATTELLHYLYGLGHRQISLLYGVAPDEEALDRLEPYKAFLNEHQLPLLETSVIECGPTIRDGYLAACRIFSVDSPPTALVCVNDWLAMGAIRAAHEYNLRVPDDISISGYDGINLGEYMTPSLTTVSWDTIKWSREAFRFLVRRLEDPNEDYQKVTIPHEVLIRESTGAAPQLPASTWEERR
- a CDS encoding sugar ABC transporter ATP-binding protein, producing the protein MAKVLSKKKELIFEAKGICKNFGPTVALDQVDLLVYRGEITGLIGENGSGQLTLSSIATGMQPANRGEMFFLGQAHKPGSMIDGAKAGIGMIVQEMGTVPGISVAENIFIGEEEKFIKFGLISKRQMNQAAKDALEAIGSDIAPDLPIDRLGMQERKLVELAKVMYARPEMLIVDETTTALSHKGQEILYNVMRKMKAENKAVLFITHDLPELLMLRSDEQ
- a CDS encoding carbohydrate ABC transporter permease, coding for MSLKRQQLWGKTVSLLIVLTWTIITIIPLAMMISAAIKSPAELAENPFGFPQDIQWDTFSRAWNEANLTRGMKNSIILTSVSIFFLIVFGASAAYPLARRTKWTPIFYFFLSGIMVPFQLAMLPLYRLMKMLDLINTYTGIIFIYVAVSLPMVIFLYTGFIKGINRELEEAAMVDGAGKLRIFWQIIFPLLKPVTSTVIIMNIMSLWNDFFMVLLFLPKKEMRTLQLSIFTFVGQYNSKLNLVMAAVILSILPMITVFLLLQKHFIKGMAGGAVKG
- a CDS encoding extracellular solute-binding protein, coding for MKTKSKLLFAVILLVAMVLSACQPAAEPVVEEAPQPAAEETAAEEETVVEEAPAAEEAEPVTLEFYHWFGADIGETLIKEINDRFHAEYPNITVEFETADTDTYEQVMTTRLSANDAPDVFGVFPGTKFHPQAEAGYLMDLSNEPWVGSLFDGAKFVSTYNGKVMTMPVDANVIGVIYNKQIFADLGLDVPANWDEFLAVCETVKASGVAPLALGLQDAWVTQLIPYAMAPSAIYRDNIDFDAQMYAGEATFVGSAWEGMMADYLDLEAKGYVNADALGTGYELANDLMANGEAAMLVQGNWAIAALREKAPDAEWGMFPLPYDAGGDVWVSSAIGITITLSADTEYPEEAKAYLDFWARPEIMDLYLTQRGAFPASEGMNPTIDEAAGEMLPYLEVGSYPFLDQNWPAGVQDVMLAGIQSVFAGEMTVEEMLQEMDAAWASATN
- a CDS encoding family 78 glycoside hydrolase catalytic domain, with the translated sequence MSANILVNDLRCESLQNPIGIDTKQPQLSWKLIAKRHGVLQSAYQVQVSKTITWDEFVWDSGKVLSDNSIAVKYVGQALESRQRYFWRVRIWDENDSPSGWSMVAFWEMGLLNPNDWAAHWIEPEQDAAKPEPPINMFQNLGTISPQPDADYARLNPAQYLRKEFSAQKTVAKARIYATAHGIYQLSLNGARIGDIELAPEITAYDSYLQYQTYDVTKMLATGKNVLGAILGDGWYRGRIGLPGDSCQYGDKLALLLKLEIEYEDGSRETIISDESFKSSTGALVYADLFIGERYDATLENTGWDRLGFEDSAWKNVNTANFGYNNLVAQYGEPLRIVQEIKPVAIIKTPNGETVVDLGQNIHGKIRMSVQGTTKTEIVLDHAEMLDADGNFMQQIRGRNKDQRDVYVCKGEDVEVYEPFFTTHGFRYVRITGYPGEPTVDDFIGLVIASDLRESGSFTCSDERINQLQENIRWSQTGNFVSIPTDCPQRERAGFTGDAQVFIPTACFNMDVHAFFTRWLRNLQIEQREDGQVPATVPYWRSYIEMFTPIQGGAHTSAGWGDACIIIPWTLYQSYGDERVLAENYATMLRWLDYVRQEAESGIPERLGELSADARERQKHLWNTGFHFGDWLIPSLTGGYSNPFDAANATKEVVASAFYAYSTELMTQIAAVLGKEDDEQRFAELNEKIRSAFAKEYLGDDGSLPAHYQGMYVMALKMKLMPAEMRLPVTEQLVGLIAENGYRLDTGFVSVPYLLDVLSENGRQDVAYKLLFQTQCPSWLYEVVRGATTIWETWDAIAPNGEVTLASFNHYAFGAVGDWLYRHVAGLDKAQAGYKHIVIHPHPDEHLTHTKATYQSVYGEIVSGWELEDGLLRVDAKIPPNTTATLRLVGANGQLVASELPTTQSGNDLLVEVGSGTYRFEYPYSV
- a CDS encoding sugar ABC transporter permease, with translation MQAKSGRSFFVGRARWRAILGDSLFVLPAVVIFSVFFIYPVASSFYISLTKWNGLNPQLDFVGLQNFAKIWEDKHFWQALGNTFKYAFFATTIQNILGMVLALAVSHKSFRGFRVLFLIPPLLSSIALGSIWKYMFAPNGVINQLLTNFGLETWTQSWLGNPDIALYSLVATTIWRWVGMSMIIYLAGLQAIPEVIQEAASIDGANAWQRFWYITFPLIAPAFTINVVLSMIGSLKEFDLIYIMTQGGPGRATESITTFIFRQAFDFTKFGYGTAVAVVMFAIILILSLIQLTYLTRREVQL
- a CDS encoding family 78 glycoside hydrolase catalytic domain, which codes for MSKIPSVNLSVEHRSEAFGIGMAAPRLSWRVGTDLQNWRQNAYEIEKYAADGKLLEKTGRINSEQSLLVDWMFAPLQSRERVSVRVRVWGQDGSESPWSELVSVEAALFQPEDWHAKFITPTWDENPDRSNPSPYLRREFDLRSNIKSARLYITALGVYEAEINGQLVSDHVLAPGWTAYDEHLRYQTFDVTDLLISGKNAIGAILGDGWYRGRLGFGGGKRNIYGDKLALLAQLEIQYADGSKETIITDENWRASKGAILTSSIYDGESYDVRLEPVDWTKPGFDDSAWLPTTTLRQSLNSLSAPLGVPVRRIETLAPVSITTSPSGKTLVDFGQNLVGRIQLKVTGEAGQVITLRHAEVLENGELGTRPLRMAKATDRYICKGEDVEIWEPRFTFHGFRYVEISGWNGELTFENLSAIVIHSDMERTGWFECSDPLLNQLHQNVVWGMRGNFLDVPTDCPQRDERMGWTGDIQVFSPTASFLYDASGFLQSWLKDLAIEQRKLGGSVPAVVPSILPFGAGAAAWGDAATVVPWVLYQRFGDAHILADQFESMCNWVDFIATQAGENQLWDTGFQFGDWLDPTAPPDKPAQARTDKTIVANAYFAHSAELVARSAQILGRKDTEKKYRILAEKAKNAFAREYVTPTGRMMSDAETAYALALVFDLLPTVEQRQYAGKRLAALVLDSGYRIRTGFVGTPLICDALCQTGQYRTAYRLLMQKENPSWLYPVTMGATTIWERWDSMLPDGSINPGEMTSFNHYALGAVADWMQRTIGGIAPVEAGYRRMEIAPHPSAGLTHANTQHRTPYGLAKVFWTIENDTFTLGIVIPPNTSAEITLPNGEKHEVGSGQWHWSQPWQDPDAATPYTVDNIVGEIMYDPTATGIIFGVLDRLGAPGFIKGILSNERNMPLREALKMLPNYDQAVETMNAALANL